Proteins encoded within one genomic window of Lampris incognitus isolate fLamInc1 chromosome 1, fLamInc1.hap2, whole genome shotgun sequence:
- the LOC130130994 gene encoding LON peptidase N-terminal domain and RING finger protein 3-like isoform X2, whose protein sequence is MTGSVHAAVARTCLLPGALYQTAIPTEQQRSDPFETFVMGTESESMLQLAAEAFQSKNFDLAADIYQCQLGGLGSPGGRLVLMVKRADALAYGGKLAEAFSVYRQASEIERLRPAHLDNLLDYLKNNVRRREGEETGRPGDGGGGGGGGGSEAFSCGMCLGFLAEPVTLPCGHCFCAKCLERERREPEKAPSCKQCGAVSKLTDVPGYRVNVVLSNLLVKWFPGRSRAVRLRREGNELYAERKMEAALEKYNQAILIAPRDHILFSNRSQINSSLKHYEKALEDADSACRLMPHWPKGHVRKAQALVSLGRTDEALREYLVCLSIEPDSRLARMEAHKLLGDLLAPVTDQVPIKVLDYSSLLTSRAHVKNSIMQTTSHILHTSAMPIPSHATSQSATATSKPSRSLSGPQTVCQGPMFLESKLPSSNPALLCPQLPGESSENREVKGQGETESRKLDFGFVHKRKRRSSEKEAEEEQRDDRKRRKCDSIEHSGSWSPVVGDLSDPTDLECSLCMRLFHEPVTTPCGHTFCLQCLERCLDHNPKCPLCKQELSEYLAHRQYCKTVLMEYLISKYFPNELMERQKMNQEEMAELSNLNKNVPMFVCTMAFPTVPCPLHIFEPCYRLMIRRCMETGTKCFGMCLGDNHKGFADFGCLLEIRNVEFFSDGRSVVDTIGRRRFKVIQHSQRDGYNTADIEYLEDVKVEGVEEHELQSLHDTVYDQALLWVNSLKPEQKERIMGHFGPMPEKDSEPQNCPSTPDMMK, encoded by the exons ATGACTGGCTCGGTGCACGCTGCTGTGGCCAGGACATGTCTGCTCCCCGGCGCACTTTACCAGACAGCCATTCCCACCGAGCAGCAGCGAAGTGATCCGTTCGAGACGTTCGTCATGGGGACGGAGAGTGAAAGTATGCTGCAGCTCGCGGCGGAGGCTTTCCAGTCGAAAAACTTCGACTTGGCGGCGGACATCTACCAGTGCCAGCTCGGGGGGCTCGGCAGCCCGGGCGGCCGGCTGGTGCTGATGGTGAAGCGGGCCGACGCGCTGGCGTACGGCGGCAAACTCGCCGAGGCTTTCAGCGTCTACCGGCAAGCCTCGGAGATAGAGAGGCTCCGACCAGCGCACCTGGACAACCTGTTAGACTACCTGAAGAATAACGTCCGGAGGAGAGAGGGCGAGGAGACGGGAAGACCGGGTGACGGcggcggcggaggaggaggaggaggaagcgaaGCGTTCTCCTGCGGGATGTGCTTGGGCTTTCTGGCCGAGCCGGTCACCCTGCCCTGCGGACACTGCTTCTGCGCCAAGTGCCTGGAGAGGGAGCGCAGGGAGCCGGAGAAGGCGCCCAGCTGTAAGCAGTGCGGGGCCGTCTCCAAGCTGACCGACGTGCCGGGTTACCGGGTCAACGTGGTGCTCAGCAACCTGCTGGTCAAGTGGTTCCCCGGCCGTTCGCGGGCCGTGCGGCTCCGGCGGGAGGGCAACGAGCTGTACGCCGAGAGGAAGATGGAAGCGGCTCTGGAGAAGTACAACCAGGCGATCCTGATAG CCCCCAGAGACCACATACTGTTCAGTAATCGCTCTCAGATAAACTCCAGTCTGAAGCATTATGAGAAGGCCCTGGAAGATGCTGACTCAGCCTGCAGACTCATGCCCCACTGGCCTAAG GGTCATGTACGGAAGGCTCAGGCCCTCGTGTCGCTGGGCAGAACTGATGAAGCGCTCAGAGAATACCTGGTCTGTCTCTCCATCGAGCCTGACAGCAGATTGGCCAGGATGGAGGCTCACAAG CTACTTGGGGATCTCTTGGCTCCAGTTACTGATCAGGTCCCGATCAAAGTCTTGGACTACTCCAGTTTACTGACCTCCAGGGCACACGTCAAAAACAGCATTATGCAAACGACTTCCCACATACTTCACACCTCTGCCATGCCCATACCTTCCCACGCCACCTCCCAGAGCGCCACTGCTACCTCGAAGCCATCTCGG TCACTGTCTGGTCCTCAGACCGTCTGCCAGGGTCCGATGTTCTTGGAGTCCAAGCTTCCCTCCTCGAACCCAGCACTTCTCTGCCCACAACTCCCCGGTGAGAGCTCAGAGAACAGAGAGGTTAAAGgtcagggggagacagagagcaggaagctGGACTTTGGATTTGTCCACAAGCGGAAACGAAGGAGCTCCGAGAAAGAAGCGGAAGAGGAGCAGAGGGATGACCGCAAGAGACGCAAGTGTG aTTCAATCGAGCACAGTGGCTCGTGGAGTCCCGTGGTTGGTGACCTCTCTGATCCCACAGATCTGGAATGTTCTCTCTGTATGAG ACTCTTTCATGAGCCAGTGACGACGCCGTGCGGCCACACCTTTTGTCTCCAGTGTCTGGAAAGATGTCTCGACCACAACCCAAAGTGTCCCCTCTGCAAACAAGAGCTGTCTGAG TACCTAGCCCATAGGCAGTACTGTAAGACAGTATTGATGGAGTACCTCATATCTAAGTATTTCCCCAACGAGCTGATGGAGAGACAGAAGATGAACCAGGAGGAGATGGCTGAGCTCTCCAA TCTGAACAAGAACGTGCCTATGTTTGTGTGCACCATGGCCTTCCCCACCGTGCCATGCCCTCTCCACATATTCGAGCCGTGCTACAGACTGATGATTCGCCGGTGCATGGAGACAGGAACCAAGTGTTTTGGCATGTGTCTCGGAGACAACCACAAAGG GTTCGCGGACTTCGGGTGTCTCCTGGAGATCCGAAATGTGGAGTTTTTCTCCGACGGCCGTTCAGTCGTGGACACCATCGGCAGGCGGAGGTTTAAGGTCATCCAGCACAGCCAGAGAGACGGCTACAACACTGCTGACATAGAGTACCTGGAGGACGTCAAG gtggaggGCGTGGAGGAGCACGAGCTGCAGTCTCTACATGATACGGTGTATGACCAGGCCTTGCTTTGGGTCAACTCCCTCAAACCGGAGCAGAAGGAGCGCATCATGGGACACTTTGGACCCATGCCTGAGAAAGACTCCGAACCaca
- the LOC130130994 gene encoding LON peptidase N-terminal domain and RING finger protein 3-like isoform X1, producing the protein MTGSVHAAVARTCLLPGALYQTAIPTEQQRSDPFETFVMGTESESMLQLAAEAFQSKNFDLAADIYQCQLGGLGSPGGRLVLMVKRADALAYGGKLAEAFSVYRQASEIERLRPAHLDNLLDYLKNNVRRREGEETGRPGDGGGGGGGGGSEAFSCGMCLGFLAEPVTLPCGHCFCAKCLERERREPEKAPSCKQCGAVSKLTDVPGYRVNVVLSNLLVKWFPGRSRAVRLRREGNELYAERKMEAALEKYNQAILIAPRDHILFSNRSQINSSLKHYEKALEDADSACRLMPHWPKGHVRKAQALVSLGRTDEALREYLVCLSIEPDSRLARMEAHKLLGDLLAPVTDQVPIKVLDYSSLLTSRAHVKNSIMQTTSHILHTSAMPIPSHATSQSATATSKPSRSLSGPQTVCQGPMFLESKLPSSNPALLCPQLPGESSENREVKGQGETESRKLDFGFVHKRKRRSSEKEAEEEQRDDRKRRKCDSIEHSGSWSPVVGDLSDPTDLECSLCMRLFHEPVTTPCGHTFCLQCLERCLDHNPKCPLCKQELSEYLAHRQYCKTVLMEYLISKYFPNELMERQKMNQEEMAELSNLNKNVPMFVCTMAFPTVPCPLHIFEPCYRLMIRRCMETGTKCFGMCLGDNHKGFADFGCLLEIRNVEFFSDGRSVVDTIGRRRFKVIQHSQRDGYNTADIEYLEDVKVEGVEEHELQSLHDTVYDQALLWVNSLKPEQKERIMGHFGPMPEKDSEPQASPNGPSWCWWLVAVLPLEGRAQLPFLALTSLKDRLSGIRRVLLFMTRGRHR; encoded by the exons ATGACTGGCTCGGTGCACGCTGCTGTGGCCAGGACATGTCTGCTCCCCGGCGCACTTTACCAGACAGCCATTCCCACCGAGCAGCAGCGAAGTGATCCGTTCGAGACGTTCGTCATGGGGACGGAGAGTGAAAGTATGCTGCAGCTCGCGGCGGAGGCTTTCCAGTCGAAAAACTTCGACTTGGCGGCGGACATCTACCAGTGCCAGCTCGGGGGGCTCGGCAGCCCGGGCGGCCGGCTGGTGCTGATGGTGAAGCGGGCCGACGCGCTGGCGTACGGCGGCAAACTCGCCGAGGCTTTCAGCGTCTACCGGCAAGCCTCGGAGATAGAGAGGCTCCGACCAGCGCACCTGGACAACCTGTTAGACTACCTGAAGAATAACGTCCGGAGGAGAGAGGGCGAGGAGACGGGAAGACCGGGTGACGGcggcggcggaggaggaggaggaggaagcgaaGCGTTCTCCTGCGGGATGTGCTTGGGCTTTCTGGCCGAGCCGGTCACCCTGCCCTGCGGACACTGCTTCTGCGCCAAGTGCCTGGAGAGGGAGCGCAGGGAGCCGGAGAAGGCGCCCAGCTGTAAGCAGTGCGGGGCCGTCTCCAAGCTGACCGACGTGCCGGGTTACCGGGTCAACGTGGTGCTCAGCAACCTGCTGGTCAAGTGGTTCCCCGGCCGTTCGCGGGCCGTGCGGCTCCGGCGGGAGGGCAACGAGCTGTACGCCGAGAGGAAGATGGAAGCGGCTCTGGAGAAGTACAACCAGGCGATCCTGATAG CCCCCAGAGACCACATACTGTTCAGTAATCGCTCTCAGATAAACTCCAGTCTGAAGCATTATGAGAAGGCCCTGGAAGATGCTGACTCAGCCTGCAGACTCATGCCCCACTGGCCTAAG GGTCATGTACGGAAGGCTCAGGCCCTCGTGTCGCTGGGCAGAACTGATGAAGCGCTCAGAGAATACCTGGTCTGTCTCTCCATCGAGCCTGACAGCAGATTGGCCAGGATGGAGGCTCACAAG CTACTTGGGGATCTCTTGGCTCCAGTTACTGATCAGGTCCCGATCAAAGTCTTGGACTACTCCAGTTTACTGACCTCCAGGGCACACGTCAAAAACAGCATTATGCAAACGACTTCCCACATACTTCACACCTCTGCCATGCCCATACCTTCCCACGCCACCTCCCAGAGCGCCACTGCTACCTCGAAGCCATCTCGG TCACTGTCTGGTCCTCAGACCGTCTGCCAGGGTCCGATGTTCTTGGAGTCCAAGCTTCCCTCCTCGAACCCAGCACTTCTCTGCCCACAACTCCCCGGTGAGAGCTCAGAGAACAGAGAGGTTAAAGgtcagggggagacagagagcaggaagctGGACTTTGGATTTGTCCACAAGCGGAAACGAAGGAGCTCCGAGAAAGAAGCGGAAGAGGAGCAGAGGGATGACCGCAAGAGACGCAAGTGTG aTTCAATCGAGCACAGTGGCTCGTGGAGTCCCGTGGTTGGTGACCTCTCTGATCCCACAGATCTGGAATGTTCTCTCTGTATGAG ACTCTTTCATGAGCCAGTGACGACGCCGTGCGGCCACACCTTTTGTCTCCAGTGTCTGGAAAGATGTCTCGACCACAACCCAAAGTGTCCCCTCTGCAAACAAGAGCTGTCTGAG TACCTAGCCCATAGGCAGTACTGTAAGACAGTATTGATGGAGTACCTCATATCTAAGTATTTCCCCAACGAGCTGATGGAGAGACAGAAGATGAACCAGGAGGAGATGGCTGAGCTCTCCAA TCTGAACAAGAACGTGCCTATGTTTGTGTGCACCATGGCCTTCCCCACCGTGCCATGCCCTCTCCACATATTCGAGCCGTGCTACAGACTGATGATTCGCCGGTGCATGGAGACAGGAACCAAGTGTTTTGGCATGTGTCTCGGAGACAACCACAAAGG GTTCGCGGACTTCGGGTGTCTCCTGGAGATCCGAAATGTGGAGTTTTTCTCCGACGGCCGTTCAGTCGTGGACACCATCGGCAGGCGGAGGTTTAAGGTCATCCAGCACAGCCAGAGAGACGGCTACAACACTGCTGACATAGAGTACCTGGAGGACGTCAAG gtggaggGCGTGGAGGAGCACGAGCTGCAGTCTCTACATGATACGGTGTATGACCAGGCCTTGCTTTGGGTCAACTCCCTCAAACCGGAGCAGAAGGAGCGCATCATGGGACACTTTGGACCCATGCCTGAGAAAGACTCCGAACCaca